The Kitasatospora sp. NBC_01287 genome contains a region encoding:
- a CDS encoding 3-oxoacyl-ACP synthase III family protein has protein sequence MGEFAVRVLAAGTALPGPPIDTAALAERFGMDRLWQEWVAAFIGTRTRHLAIDLASGQPRQSLADLGEEAAAQALERAGLSAQDVDVLVLGTATPDQLMPATVNVIADRLRIDDIPTFQLQSGCSGAVQTFEVAEALLRTGRYRTALVIGGDVIAKHYDVTADLAALPPGELVNYVLFGDGAGAAVLSTEERPEAPELRAVVTRFSGLDRAPGQVLNWYGQADRNAPERPAPASEDYKAIEEWVPLLAEQAVQDLLDELGWERGEIGYLLPPQLSVTMTRRITEHLDLPRALEVSRVGETGNTGNALLFFQLERLLADMTSPSRALAVAVESSKWIRAGLALERRGGDLS, from the coding sequence GTGGGTGAGTTCGCGGTGCGGGTGCTGGCGGCGGGGACGGCGTTACCCGGCCCGCCGATCGACACGGCCGCGCTGGCCGAGCGGTTCGGGATGGACCGGCTCTGGCAGGAGTGGGTGGCGGCCTTCATCGGCACCAGGACCAGGCACCTGGCGATCGACCTGGCGTCCGGGCAGCCGCGCCAGTCGCTGGCCGACCTCGGCGAGGAGGCCGCCGCCCAGGCGCTGGAGCGGGCGGGCCTGTCCGCCCAGGACGTCGACGTGCTGGTGCTCGGCACGGCGACACCGGACCAGCTGATGCCCGCCACGGTCAACGTGATCGCGGACCGGTTGCGGATCGACGACATCCCGACCTTCCAGCTGCAGTCCGGCTGCTCCGGCGCGGTGCAGACCTTCGAGGTGGCCGAGGCCCTGCTGCGCACCGGCCGCTACCGGACCGCGCTGGTGATCGGCGGCGACGTGATCGCCAAGCACTACGACGTCACGGCCGACCTGGCCGCGCTGCCGCCCGGGGAACTGGTCAACTACGTGCTCTTCGGCGACGGTGCCGGCGCGGCCGTGCTGAGCACGGAGGAGCGGCCCGAGGCGCCCGAGCTGCGCGCGGTGGTCACCCGGTTCTCCGGCCTGGACCGCGCGCCGGGACAGGTCCTGAACTGGTACGGCCAGGCTGACCGGAACGCGCCGGAACGCCCCGCCCCGGCCAGTGAGGACTACAAGGCGATCGAGGAGTGGGTGCCGCTGCTCGCCGAGCAGGCGGTGCAGGACCTGTTGGACGAACTGGGTTGGGAACGCGGGGAGATCGGGTACCTGCTGCCACCCCAGCTCTCGGTCACCATGACCCGCAGGATCACCGAGCACCTGGACCTTCCCCGGGCGCTGGAGGTGAGCCGGGTCGGCGAGACCGGCAACACCGGCAACGCCCTGCTCTTCTTCCAACTGGAGCGGCTGCTCGCGGACATGACCTCGCCCTCCCGGGCGCTGGCGGTGGCCGTCGAGTCGAGCAAGTGGATCAGGGCGGGACTCGCCCTGGAACGGCGTGGAGGTGACCTGAGTTGA
- a CDS encoding cyclopropane-fatty-acyl-phospholipid synthase family protein, whose translation MTAAALLAPLLTELLDGPPPFRLRAWDGSTAGPADAPTVVLRNRAALRRLLWQPGELGLADAYITGDLEVEGDLTAALGQVRRALAGRGPIRPAARHWPRLLTAAARLGALGPRPAPPHGRAKVRGALHSRTRDQAVISHHYDLSNEFYALLLGPAMAYSCAYWTGERENGEHGSGERENGERGSGEHEVRGHETLEQAQRAKFDLICRKLDLRPGARLLDVGCGWGALAVHAARHYGAQVTAVTLSGRQHAFAEAAVQNAGLAGQVRVRLRDYREIADGPYDAISCVEMGEHVGDARYPAFARRLRGLLVPGGRLLVQQMSRGANAPGGGAFIETYIAPDMHMRPVGSTADLLEAAGLEVRQVEAMREHYARTIDAWHERLLAHPAEFAELVGEATVRLWRLYLAGSSLAFSEGRMGVDQILAVRPGTDGAAGMPPTPDWYRP comes from the coding sequence ATGACCGCCGCAGCCCTGCTCGCCCCGCTGCTCACCGAACTGCTCGACGGCCCGCCGCCGTTCCGGCTGCGCGCCTGGGACGGCTCCACCGCCGGCCCGGCCGACGCGCCCACCGTGGTGCTGCGCAACCGCGCCGCGCTGCGGCGGCTGCTCTGGCAGCCCGGCGAACTCGGCCTGGCCGACGCCTACATCACCGGCGACCTGGAGGTCGAGGGGGACCTGACCGCCGCGCTCGGCCAGGTGCGTCGGGCCCTGGCCGGGCGCGGCCCGATCCGGCCCGCCGCGCGCCACTGGCCGCGGCTGCTGACCGCCGCCGCCCGGCTGGGCGCGCTCGGCCCGCGCCCGGCGCCGCCGCACGGGCGGGCCAAGGTGCGCGGCGCGCTGCACAGCCGCACCAGGGACCAGGCGGTGATCAGTCACCACTACGACCTCTCCAACGAGTTCTACGCGCTGCTGCTCGGCCCCGCGATGGCCTACTCCTGCGCCTACTGGACCGGGGAGCGCGAGAACGGGGAGCACGGGAGTGGGGAGCGCGAGAACGGGGAGCGCGGGAGTGGGGAGCACGAGGTCCGGGGTCACGAGACGCTGGAGCAGGCGCAGCGGGCCAAGTTCGACCTGATCTGCCGCAAGCTCGACCTGCGCCCCGGTGCCCGGCTGCTGGACGTCGGGTGCGGCTGGGGCGCGCTGGCCGTGCACGCGGCCCGCCACTACGGCGCCCAGGTGACCGCGGTGACCCTGTCGGGGCGCCAGCACGCCTTCGCCGAGGCCGCGGTGCAGAACGCGGGGCTGGCCGGCCAGGTGCGGGTGCGGCTGCGCGACTACCGCGAGATCGCCGACGGCCCGTACGACGCGATCAGCTGCGTCGAGATGGGCGAGCACGTGGGCGACGCGCGGTACCCGGCCTTCGCCCGGCGGCTGCGCGGCCTGCTGGTGCCGGGCGGGCGGCTGCTGGTGCAGCAGATGTCGCGCGGGGCGAACGCGCCCGGCGGCGGCGCCTTCATCGAGACCTACATCGCGCCCGACATGCACATGCGGCCGGTCGGCAGCACCGCGGACCTGCTGGAGGCGGCCGGCCTGGAGGTGCGGCAGGTCGAGGCGATGCGCGAGCACTACGCGCGCACCATCGACGCCTGGCACGAGCGGCTGCTGGCGCACCCGGCCGAGTTCGCCGAGCTGGTGGGGGAGGCCACCGTGCGGCTCTGGCGGCTCTACCTGGCGGGCAGCTCACTGGCCTTCAGCGAGGGCCGGATGGGCGTGGACCAGATCCTGGCGGTGCGCCCGGGCACGGACGGCGCCGCCGGGATGCCGCCCACCCCCGACTGGTACCGCCCGTGA
- a CDS encoding phosphopantetheine-binding protein, producing MSTAITRAEFAALVRDGIGIEVAEGGLDRDFDLLPGWDSVQLLSLLVLLERRVDRPLSLPDLLDARSLESIYELVTR from the coding sequence TTGAGCACTGCCATCACCCGGGCGGAGTTTGCCGCCCTGGTCCGCGACGGGATCGGGATCGAGGTCGCGGAGGGCGGCCTCGACCGCGACTTCGACCTGCTGCCGGGCTGGGACTCCGTCCAACTCCTCTCCCTGCTGGTGCTGCTGGAGCGCCGGGTGGACCGCCCGCTCTCACTGCCCGACCTGCTGGACGCCCGGAGCCTGGAGTCGATCTACGAGCTGGTGACCCGGTGA
- a CDS encoding 4'-phosphopantetheinyl transferase, which yields MIEQLLPPRAAAVESYGDPPRAEEELAPEEAAAIRHAVEQRRREYAAVRWCARRALRRLGAGPAPVLPGERGAPRWPPGVVGSMTHCPGYRAAAVAPAGALRSLGIDAEPLLPLPEGVLAAVALPAELRRLAELRRLAPELPWDRLLFSMKESLYKAWFPLTGRFLDFDQAEIAIDPAGGFRVRLLAPAPELDAAALRGRWLTGRGLLVTAVTLPAPGPPVTLSRA from the coding sequence GTGATCGAGCAGCTGCTGCCGCCGCGGGCCGCGGCGGTCGAGTCCTACGGCGACCCGCCGCGGGCGGAGGAGGAGTTGGCGCCCGAGGAGGCCGCCGCGATCCGCCACGCCGTCGAGCAGCGCCGCCGCGAGTACGCGGCGGTGCGCTGGTGCGCTCGCCGGGCGCTGCGGCGCCTGGGTGCCGGCCCGGCGCCGGTGCTGCCCGGCGAGCGGGGGGCGCCGCGCTGGCCGCCCGGTGTGGTGGGCAGCATGACCCACTGCCCCGGCTACCGGGCCGCCGCGGTGGCCCCGGCGGGCGCGCTGCGCTCGCTGGGCATCGACGCCGAACCGCTCTTGCCGCTGCCCGAGGGCGTACTGGCGGCCGTCGCGCTGCCCGCCGAGCTGCGGCGGCTGGCCGAGTTGCGCCGGCTCGCGCCCGAGCTGCCCTGGGACCGGCTGCTCTTCAGCATGAAGGAGAGCCTCTACAAGGCCTGGTTCCCGCTGACCGGCCGCTTCCTCGACTTCGACCAGGCCGAGATCGCCATCGACCCGGCGGGCGGCTTCCGGGTGCGCCTGCTCGCCCCGGCCCCGGAGCTGGACGCCGCCGCCCTGCGCGGGCGCTGGCTGACCGGCCGCGGTCTGCTCGTCACGGCGGTGACGCTGCCGGCGCCCGGTCCTCCCGTCACCCTCTCCAGGGCTTAG
- a CDS encoding class I SAM-dependent methyltransferase: protein MTIVTELIAPQDFHVDPGRWPDVARVPRVPLRAAVALRLLRRVAKQRGLRVELPGGRLLAPAPAQAPVLRLHRPEAFLHRVGAGGLIGFGESYQAGDWDAPDLIAALTVLATAPQTLVPTGAQWLRRLYVQRPPATELSTVDNARTNIHRHYDLSNELFAQFLDPTMTYSAAVFPTGRDHAPVADWDGLATAQHRKIDQLLDLAGVGPGSRVLEIGTGWGELALRAARRGARVVSLTLSAEQLALARRRIAEAGVADRAEVRLCDYRAAEGQYDAVVSVEMVEAVGRPFWPGYFATLDRVLAPGGRVALQAITMPHERMIASSATYTWILKYIFPGGQIPSLPAIADSCARHTGLRVVRAQAYGAHYAETLRLWRERFTERAHQVSALGFDQVFQRMWQLYLGYSEAGFRSGYLDVQQILLTREEH from the coding sequence GTGACCATCGTGACCGAGCTGATCGCACCCCAGGACTTCCACGTCGACCCGGGGCGCTGGCCCGACGTCGCCCGCGTGCCGCGCGTGCCGCTGCGCGCCGCGGTGGCGCTGCGGCTGCTGCGCCGGGTCGCCAAGCAGCGCGGCCTGCGGGTCGAGCTGCCCGGCGGCCGGCTGCTGGCACCGGCGCCGGCGCAGGCCCCGGTGCTGCGGCTGCACCGGCCCGAGGCCTTCCTGCACCGGGTCGGCGCCGGCGGCCTGATCGGGTTCGGCGAGTCCTACCAGGCCGGTGACTGGGACGCGCCCGACCTGATCGCCGCGCTCACCGTGCTGGCCACCGCGCCGCAGACGCTGGTCCCCACCGGCGCCCAGTGGCTGCGCCGGCTCTACGTGCAGCGGCCGCCGGCCACCGAGCTGAGCACCGTGGACAACGCCCGCACCAACATCCACCGGCACTACGACCTGTCCAACGAGCTCTTCGCGCAGTTCCTCGACCCCACCATGACGTACTCCGCCGCCGTCTTCCCGACCGGGCGCGACCACGCCCCGGTGGCCGACTGGGACGGCCTCGCCACCGCGCAGCACCGCAAGATCGACCAACTGCTCGACCTGGCCGGGGTCGGACCGGGCAGCCGGGTGCTGGAGATCGGCACCGGCTGGGGCGAACTCGCGCTGCGCGCGGCGCGCCGCGGCGCGCGGGTGGTCAGCCTGACCCTCTCCGCGGAGCAGCTCGCGCTGGCCCGCCGCCGGATCGCCGAGGCGGGCGTGGCCGACCGGGCCGAGGTGCGGCTGTGCGACTACCGCGCGGCCGAGGGCCAGTACGACGCGGTGGTCAGCGTGGAGATGGTCGAGGCGGTCGGCCGCCCGTTCTGGCCCGGCTACTTCGCCACCCTGGACCGGGTGCTCGCCCCCGGCGGGCGGGTCGCGCTGCAGGCCATCACCATGCCGCACGAGCGGATGATCGCCAGCAGTGCCACCTACACCTGGATCCTCAAGTACATCTTCCCCGGCGGCCAGATCCCCTCGCTGCCCGCCATCGCCGACAGCTGCGCCCGCCACACCGGCCTGCGAGTGGTGCGGGCCCAGGCCTACGGCGCGCACTACGCCGAGACGCTGCGCCTGTGGCGCGAGCGCTTCACCGAGCGGGCCCACCAGGTCTCCGCGCTCGGCTTCGACCAGGTCTTCCAGCGGATGTGGCAGCTCTACCTCGGCTACTCCGAGGCCGGTTTCCGCAGCGGGTACCTGGATGTCCAGCAGATCCTGCTCACCCGAGAAGAGCACTGA
- a CDS encoding DUF1295 domain-containing protein, giving the protein MNGAAFAVNLAASLGAALVVLLVAFAVGVRTGRHRGVDVAWGLAFGAVALTGYGLSAGHGDPGRRLLATALVLIWGLRLSAHIWWRARGAGEDPRYQRMLDRAPAGRRRDLHALRMVYLLQAGLVWVISAPVQVAQYLPGPPGAAAWAGCGLWAVGLLFEAVGDRQLARFKADPANRGLVMDRGLWRYTRHPNYFGDACVWWGLFLLVADSAAGWAVVFSPLLMTWLLAFGSGRPLLDRHLAERKPGWAEYAARTSGFLPLPPRRRRAPEEGGPGR; this is encoded by the coding sequence GTGAACGGCGCGGCCTTCGCGGTCAACCTCGCGGCGAGCCTCGGGGCGGCGCTGGTGGTGCTGCTGGTCGCGTTCGCGGTCGGGGTGCGCACGGGCAGGCACCGGGGCGTCGACGTGGCCTGGGGACTGGCCTTCGGCGCGGTGGCGCTGACCGGCTACGGCCTGTCGGCGGGCCACGGCGACCCCGGGCGGCGGCTGCTGGCCACGGCGCTGGTGCTGATCTGGGGCCTGCGACTGTCCGCGCACATCTGGTGGCGGGCACGCGGCGCCGGCGAGGACCCGCGCTACCAGCGGATGCTGGACCGCGCGCCGGCGGGTCGGCGGCGTGACCTCCACGCGCTGCGGATGGTCTACCTGCTGCAGGCCGGGCTGGTCTGGGTGATCTCGGCGCCGGTCCAGGTCGCCCAGTACCTGCCCGGACCGCCGGGCGCCGCGGCCTGGGCGGGCTGCGGGCTGTGGGCGGTCGGCCTGCTCTTCGAGGCCGTCGGGGACCGGCAGTTGGCCCGCTTCAAGGCCGATCCCGCCAACCGCGGGCTGGTGATGGACCGCGGGCTGTGGCGCTACACCCGGCACCCCAACTACTTCGGCGACGCCTGCGTCTGGTGGGGCCTGTTCCTGCTCGTGGCCGATTCGGCGGCCGGCTGGGCGGTGGTCTTCAGCCCGCTGCTGATGACCTGGCTGCTCGCCTTCGGCAGCGGTCGGCCGCTGCTGGACCGGCACCTCGCGGAGCGCAAGCCCGGCTGGGCCGAGTACGCGGCCAGGACCAGCGGCTTCCTCCCGCTGCCGCCGCGCCGGCGGCGCGCTCCCGAGGAGGGCGGGCCGGGGCGGTGA
- a CDS encoding DUF1365 domain-containing protein, translating to MSGALPGPWGAALYDCRIGHLRTAPLRHAFQHRTYLWLVDPDRLPPVPGWLRPLAAFHAADHPGPAGLTIRQKLEHYLAEQGVEAACGRILMLTQARSYGYVFNPLTVYWCHDREGRPLCTVAEVRNTYGGAHRYLLRPDERGRATTAKEFYVSPFFPVDGEYHMVLPEPGERLALAIRLERPGGPAFTATVRGTRRPAGPGQLLLAALRHPFATPAVPLHIRYQGIRLLLRGLPVQPRPGGGCPVAGGRSAGAGPVGAAHPDPSQESTSQEEALLP from the coding sequence ATGAGCGGCGCGCTGCCCGGCCCGTGGGGCGCGGCCCTCTACGACTGCCGGATCGGCCACCTGCGCACCGCCCCGCTGCGGCACGCCTTCCAGCACCGCACCTACCTCTGGCTGGTCGACCCGGACCGGCTGCCGCCGGTACCCGGCTGGCTGCGCCCGCTGGCCGCCTTCCACGCCGCCGACCACCCGGGCCCCGCCGGACTGACGATCCGTCAGAAGCTGGAGCACTACCTCGCCGAGCAGGGTGTCGAGGCTGCCTGCGGCCGGATCCTGATGCTCACCCAGGCCCGCTCCTACGGCTACGTCTTCAACCCGCTGACCGTGTACTGGTGCCACGACCGCGAGGGCCGCCCGCTCTGCACCGTGGCCGAAGTGCGCAACACCTACGGCGGCGCGCACCGCTACCTGCTGCGCCCCGACGAGCGCGGCCGGGCCACCACCGCCAAGGAGTTCTACGTCTCGCCGTTCTTCCCGGTGGACGGTGAGTACCACATGGTGCTGCCCGAGCCCGGCGAGCGGCTGGCGCTGGCGATCCGGCTGGAGCGGCCCGGCGGCCCGGCGTTCACCGCGACCGTGCGCGGCACCCGGCGCCCGGCCGGCCCGGGGCAACTGCTGCTGGCGGCGCTGCGGCACCCGTTCGCGACGCCGGCCGTCCCGCTGCACATCCGCTACCAGGGCATCCGGCTGCTGCTGCGCGGCCTGCCGGTGCAGCCCCGTCCCGGCGGCGGCTGCCCGGTGGCCGGCGGCCGCTCGGCCGGCGCCGGCCCGGTGGGCGCCGCCCATCCGGACCCGTCCCAGGAAAGCACGTCCCAGGAAGAGGCACTCCTCCCGTGA
- a CDS encoding alpha/beta hydrolase has translation MTDVKAVTDAAVVTDAVAVTDGVAVTDVAAVAGPAAEPTVEPTAGQAPANDLAELKRFVVAHAISQQLPAEEYAGVLERITTDSGDRPGSWAYEWVRAGQRREAAGELLGACQYYTLGRFPFVDGPGRARSLGHAVAAFDRWRLAEAPEITPETVDVDGTAVRVWTIGLSAEQPRPLLVMTGGIVSPKEQWGAYLPQIAGFGMAGVVAELPGVGENPLRYQRESARLFPAILDAFADRARTEESYLLALSFSGHLAIGAALRDERIRGIVANGLPVRDFFTDAAWQRQVPRLTRDTLAHLAGTAPGEVFEHIRDWGLDEDAPARLRIPLAAVVARRDEIIPPGDAERLRAGVADLRLLEHDDVHGAPGHLRETALWSLLAVQRMRPDADPRVVAGLSAALAALGPAGAR, from the coding sequence GTGACGGACGTGAAAGCGGTGACGGACGCGGCAGTGGTGACGGACGCGGTAGCGGTGACGGACGGGGTAGCGGTGACGGACGTGGCAGCGGTGGCCGGGCCGGCGGCGGAGCCGACGGTGGAGCCCACGGCCGGGCAGGCTCCGGCGAACGACCTGGCCGAACTCAAGCGCTTCGTGGTGGCCCACGCGATCTCCCAGCAGTTGCCCGCCGAGGAGTACGCCGGGGTGCTGGAGCGGATCACCACCGACAGCGGTGACCGGCCCGGCTCCTGGGCCTACGAGTGGGTGCGGGCCGGGCAGCGGCGCGAGGCCGCCGGGGAGCTGCTCGGCGCCTGCCAGTACTACACGCTGGGGAGGTTCCCGTTCGTCGACGGCCCGGGGCGTGCGCGGTCGCTGGGGCACGCGGTCGCGGCCTTCGACCGCTGGCGGCTGGCCGAGGCGCCGGAGATCACCCCGGAGACGGTGGACGTCGACGGCACCGCGGTGCGGGTCTGGACCATCGGCCTCTCCGCCGAGCAGCCGCGCCCGCTGCTGGTGATGACCGGCGGCATCGTCAGCCCCAAGGAGCAGTGGGGTGCCTACCTGCCGCAGATCGCCGGCTTCGGCATGGCCGGAGTGGTGGCCGAACTGCCCGGCGTGGGCGAGAACCCGCTGCGCTACCAGCGCGAGAGCGCCCGGCTCTTCCCGGCGATCCTGGACGCTTTCGCCGACCGGGCCAGGACCGAGGAGAGCTACCTGCTCGCGCTGAGCTTCAGCGGGCACCTGGCGATCGGCGCGGCGCTGCGCGACGAGCGGATCCGGGGCATCGTCGCCAACGGGCTGCCGGTGCGCGACTTCTTCACCGACGCCGCCTGGCAGCGGCAGGTGCCTCGGCTGACCCGCGACACCCTGGCCCACCTGGCGGGCACGGCCCCGGGGGAGGTCTTCGAGCACATCCGCGACTGGGGGCTCGACGAGGACGCGCCGGCCCGCCTGCGCATCCCGCTGGCCGCCGTCGTCGCCCGCCGCGACGAGATCATCCCGCCCGGCGACGCGGAGCGGCTGCGGGCCGGTGTCGCGGACCTGCGACTGCTGGAGCACGACGACGTGCACGGCGCGCCGGGCCACCTGCGCGAGACCGCGCTGTGGAGCCTGCTCGCCGTCCAGCGGATGCGCCCGGACGCCGACCCGCGGGTGGTCGCCGGGCTGAGCGCCGCACTGGCCGCGCTCGGGCCGGCGGGTGCCCGGTGA
- a CDS encoding 2-oxo acid dehydrogenase subunit E2, whose product MSRRPFPTQRRHTLFFLDQIRDFAPVHLDTEVDATALVAARRRAKEAGARRSVVAHVVHAAAGVLARHPEANSAIQGRLEPELATYDTVSAKVTLDRVFDGRRVVLATVIPELERASLADVQAHLDRVAAQDPDSSPEFAPIRALRALPWREALDRFRSAAGQLELRPAVTGTFSVTSLGHTAVDGFHSVGGTTVTLGVGRIADRPVARDGAVVVAPVLRLSLTFDHRVIDGAEAAEVLTEIKDALEAVR is encoded by the coding sequence GTGAGCCGGCGCCCGTTCCCGACCCAGCGCCGGCACACCCTCTTCTTCCTCGACCAGATCCGGGACTTCGCCCCGGTGCACCTGGACACCGAGGTCGACGCCACCGCCCTGGTCGCCGCGCGCCGGCGGGCCAAGGAGGCCGGCGCCCGCCGCTCGGTGGTCGCCCACGTGGTGCACGCGGCGGCCGGCGTGCTCGCCCGCCACCCCGAGGCGAACAGCGCGATCCAGGGCCGGCTCGAACCCGAACTGGCGACCTACGACACGGTGAGCGCCAAGGTCACCCTGGACCGGGTGTTCGACGGTCGGCGGGTGGTGCTGGCCACCGTGATCCCCGAGTTGGAGCGGGCGAGCCTGGCGGACGTCCAGGCCCACCTGGACCGGGTCGCGGCCCAGGACCCGGACAGCTCGCCCGAGTTCGCCCCGATCAGGGCGCTGCGCGCGTTGCCGTGGCGCGAGGCACTGGACCGGTTCCGCTCGGCGGCCGGACAGTTGGAGCTGCGGCCGGCCGTCACCGGGACCTTCAGCGTCACCTCGCTGGGCCACACGGCCGTCGACGGCTTCCACTCGGTGGGCGGCACCACGGTGACCCTGGGGGTGGGCCGGATCGCCGACCGCCCGGTGGCCCGGGACGGCGCGGTGGTGGTGGCGCCGGTGCTGCGGCTGTCGCTGACCTTCGACCACCGGGTGATCGACGGCGCCGAGGCGGCCGAGGTGCTGACGGAGATCAAGGACGCCCTGGAGGCTGTGCGGTGA
- a CDS encoding ATP-binding protein: MSGEANKYDASQIQVLEGWEAVRKRPGMYIGSTGERGLLHMVFEVADRAVNEVLAGHASCVDVTLTPDGGVRVADDGRGVRIDEAGASGISGLEALLTRFQTGPGTGGRHDVTLGFCGVGPFVVNALSSRMTAEVRRGGARWVQEYARGVAVTPLTEAGTSTGSGTTITFWPDADIFEAAEFSFDGLAERFRELALLNKGLEISLTDQRRPGESRAARFRYPDGARDFVTLLDEPEETPVHQHIIGFEREDPRMAGTVEVALRWRDSQEERIRSFANSRPTFGGTHERGFRDGAAAAVTAYARKQGQLTTADPDLEGDRIGEGLTAVVSVKLDHPEFEGPIRDLLGNAAVRVCIEEAVQQHLGRWLEEYPERAAAVIGRIINGVRRA, translated from the coding sequence ATGAGCGGGGAAGCCAACAAGTACGACGCCAGCCAGATACAGGTGCTGGAAGGGTGGGAGGCCGTCCGCAAGCGGCCCGGTATGTACATCGGCTCGACCGGTGAACGCGGCCTGCTCCACATGGTCTTCGAGGTCGCCGACCGGGCCGTGAACGAGGTCCTCGCCGGCCACGCCAGCTGTGTCGACGTCACCCTCACACCCGACGGCGGTGTCCGTGTCGCCGACGATGGGCGGGGAGTTCGTATCGACGAGGCGGGAGCCAGCGGCATTTCCGGCCTCGAAGCCCTGCTGACCCGTTTTCAGACCGGGCCGGGGACCGGAGGCCGCCACGACGTGACGCTCGGCTTCTGCGGAGTGGGGCCCTTCGTCGTCAACGCCCTGTCGAGCCGGATGACGGCCGAAGTGCGGCGCGGGGGAGCTCGCTGGGTCCAGGAGTATGCGCGTGGCGTGGCCGTCACCCCGCTCACCGAGGCCGGGACGTCGACCGGAAGCGGCACCACCATCACCTTCTGGCCCGATGCCGACATCTTCGAGGCTGCGGAGTTCTCCTTCGACGGCCTGGCCGAGCGCTTTCGGGAACTCGCTCTGTTGAACAAGGGCTTGGAGATCTCTCTGACCGACCAGCGCCGTCCGGGCGAGTCCCGGGCGGCCCGGTTCAGGTACCCGGACGGCGCGCGGGACTTCGTGACCCTCCTCGACGAGCCGGAAGAGACCCCCGTTCATCAGCACATCATCGGCTTCGAACGGGAGGACCCGCGCATGGCCGGAACCGTGGAGGTCGCCCTCCGTTGGCGTGACTCCCAAGAGGAACGAATCCGGAGCTTCGCCAACAGCCGGCCCACCTTCGGTGGCACCCACGAGCGCGGCTTCCGGGACGGAGCGGCGGCCGCGGTCACCGCGTACGCACGGAAGCAGGGACAGCTGACAACAGCGGACCCCGACCTCGAAGGCGATCGAATCGGCGAGGGCCTGACCGCGGTCGTGTCGGTGAAGCTGGACCATCCCGAGTTCGAGGGCCCCATACGCGACTTGCTGGGCAACGCCGCGGTGCGAGTCTGCATCGAAGAGGCCGTCCAGCAACACCTCGGCAGGTGGTTGGAAGAATACCCGGAGCGTGCCGCAGCTGTCATCGGCCGGATCATCAACGGCGTCCGTCGGGCCTGA
- a CDS encoding thioesterase II family protein, with protein MTAPAVVVVDEWLRQYAAADPSAPTLVVFPHAGGAAGYFTPLAQALAPAVRVLAVQYPGRLERRAEPPVPDLRELARQAGEAVLRYAPAGPVAYFGHSMGALVAFEAALLGERGDGPSPHGLIVSGGRAPGLTRVEPALLHSDLALVEEVLMLGGSSREVLENEDLRALVLPALRADYRALGGYAADPLARLDCPVSVLVGDRDPLVTPAQARRWQDHAAGRFTFRVLPGDHFYLTPRLPDVVAAVRAVLAPSS; from the coding sequence GTGACCGCGCCGGCGGTGGTGGTGGTCGACGAGTGGCTGCGCCAGTACGCGGCCGCCGACCCGTCGGCACCCACCCTGGTGGTCTTCCCGCACGCGGGCGGCGCCGCCGGGTACTTCACCCCGCTGGCCCAGGCGCTGGCCCCGGCGGTCCGGGTGCTGGCGGTGCAGTACCCGGGCCGGCTGGAGCGGCGGGCCGAGCCGCCGGTGCCCGACCTGCGGGAGCTCGCCCGGCAGGCCGGTGAGGCGGTGCTGCGGTACGCGCCCGCCGGCCCGGTGGCCTACTTCGGCCACAGCATGGGCGCGCTGGTCGCCTTCGAGGCCGCGCTGCTCGGCGAGCGGGGCGACGGCCCGTCCCCGCACGGCCTGATCGTCTCCGGTGGCCGGGCCCCGGGGCTGACCCGGGTCGAGCCGGCCCTGCTGCACAGTGACCTGGCCCTGGTCGAGGAGGTGCTGATGCTGGGCGGCAGCAGCCGGGAGGTGCTGGAGAACGAGGACCTGCGGGCCCTGGTGCTGCCCGCGCTGCGGGCCGACTACCGGGCCCTGGGCGGCTACGCGGCCGACCCGCTGGCCCGGCTCGACTGCCCGGTCTCGGTCCTGGTCGGTGACCGCGACCCGCTGGTGACGCCGGCCCAGGCGCGCCGCTGGCAGGACCACGCAGCCGGACGCTTCACGTTCCGGGTACTGCCCGGCGACCACTTCTACCTGACGCCCCGGCTCCCGGACGTGGTGGCGGCCGTGCGCGCGGTCCTCGCACCGTCGTCCTGA